From the Vicinamibacteria bacterium genome, one window contains:
- a CDS encoding type I 3-dehydroquinate dehydratase gives MEPSKSRLVASITAETTSELLKRAVEFAPRVDAVELRVDGVRDPDLARLHAGRPGTTILTCRSKAQGGAFRGSEEDRLKLLEQAVALGFDYVDLEIESAPRSFPKSPSKIIRSHHDFDGLPADASAIVDRALGLGADVVKLAARVGSLDDTMRLAKLGERVRAAGREFAPVPLGPSGTSGRILASRLGAFFAYAPVSATQPTGPGQVPLDELEGLYRFRQIGEATKIYGIVGTRVLESRSPAMHNRFFAKIGRDAVYVPFQESRITPFLEAARALPVSGLSITIPFKEEIIPFLDDLDPVVSRIGAVNTVVVRDGRWIGFNTDYLGVSEPLERFGPWENRRAIIVGAGGAARAAAFALREKKASLLVLSRREARAAALAERFGAESGSLERLGASRCDLLVNATPADIEYEPAPGSVVFDMVTLPEETDLVRRSRQKSARTITGLEMLAAQARHQALLWTGESPSYEQMLSWARGKRLDRYSRQVLFKEIGAGGQGRIGEASVLVVGAGALGSVASEMLVRAGVGRMRLVDRDYVDETNLQRQSLYDETDVREGLPKAVAAARKLTRINGDVTIDFRVEDVHPGNIVSLLDGVDLVMDGTDNFETRYLMNDACIREGVPWIYAACVGSYGMSYVIWPGRGPCLRCFLEHVPAPGTSPTCDTSGVIAPAVHAVASFQVSEALKILSGREDALTGALYSIDVWSGRVDSFKPAERRPDCPACGAKSFPFLDGVMTSETVTLCGRNAVQVRPAAKREVPLEAVARQLEKLGEVTANRYLLRAKLDGLELVLFEDGRAIVHGTEDPAEAKSLYARYVGA, from the coding sequence ATGGAGCCATCGAAGTCCCGGCTCGTCGCATCGATCACCGCGGAAACGACGAGCGAGCTGCTGAAGCGGGCAGTCGAGTTCGCCCCACGCGTCGACGCGGTCGAGCTTCGCGTCGACGGCGTCCGGGACCCCGACCTCGCTCGCCTCCACGCGGGGCGCCCCGGAACCACGATCTTGACGTGCCGCTCAAAGGCCCAGGGTGGCGCCTTCCGCGGGAGCGAGGAGGATCGATTGAAGCTCCTCGAGCAGGCGGTCGCACTCGGCTTCGACTATGTCGACCTCGAGATCGAATCGGCGCCACGTTCCTTCCCGAAGTCGCCCTCGAAGATCATCCGATCGCACCACGATTTCGACGGCCTGCCCGCCGATGCGAGCGCGATCGTGGACCGCGCTCTCGGACTCGGAGCCGACGTTGTCAAGCTCGCCGCGCGGGTCGGCTCGCTCGACGACACGATGCGTCTCGCGAAGCTCGGTGAGCGCGTCCGAGCGGCAGGACGAGAGTTCGCGCCCGTCCCGCTCGGTCCTTCCGGAACGAGCGGCCGGATTCTCGCGAGCCGTCTCGGTGCCTTCTTCGCCTACGCTCCCGTCAGCGCCACGCAGCCGACGGGACCGGGCCAAGTTCCGCTCGACGAGCTCGAGGGCCTGTACCGCTTCCGGCAGATCGGCGAGGCAACCAAGATCTACGGCATCGTGGGTACGAGAGTTCTCGAGAGCCGTTCACCGGCGATGCACAACCGCTTCTTCGCGAAGATCGGTCGGGACGCGGTTTACGTTCCCTTTCAGGAGTCGAGGATCACGCCGTTCCTCGAGGCGGCGCGCGCGCTGCCCGTCTCCGGTCTCTCCATCACCATCCCCTTCAAGGAAGAGATCATCCCTTTCCTCGATGACTTGGACCCCGTCGTTTCGCGAATCGGCGCGGTGAATACCGTGGTCGTTCGGGACGGAAGATGGATTGGATTCAACACGGATTATCTGGGGGTGAGCGAGCCTCTCGAGCGCTTCGGACCGTGGGAGAACCGCCGTGCAATCATCGTCGGCGCCGGGGGTGCGGCCCGGGCGGCCGCCTTCGCCCTCCGAGAGAAGAAAGCCTCGCTGCTCGTTCTCTCGAGACGCGAGGCGCGTGCGGCGGCGCTCGCCGAGCGTTTCGGCGCCGAGTCGGGATCTCTCGAGCGTCTCGGGGCATCGCGCTGCGACCTGCTCGTGAACGCGACGCCGGCGGACATCGAGTACGAGCCCGCTCCCGGATCCGTGGTCTTCGACATGGTGACCCTCCCCGAGGAGACCGATCTGGTGCGAAGATCGCGGCAGAAGTCGGCCCGCACCATAACCGGTCTCGAGATGCTCGCGGCCCAGGCGAGGCACCAGGCGCTTCTTTGGACCGGCGAGTCCCCGTCGTACGAGCAGATGCTGTCCTGGGCCCGCGGAAAACGTCTCGATCGCTACTCCCGTCAGGTGCTCTTCAAGGAGATTGGGGCAGGAGGTCAGGGACGCATCGGAGAAGCCTCGGTTCTCGTCGTCGGCGCGGGCGCCCTGGGCTCGGTGGCTTCCGAGATGCTCGTCCGAGCCGGCGTGGGTCGCATGCGCCTCGTCGATCGCGACTACGTGGACGAGACCAATCTCCAGCGCCAGAGTCTCTACGACGAGACCGACGTCCGCGAAGGCCTGCCCAAGGCGGTCGCCGCGGCGAGAAAGCTCACGCGCATCAACGGTGACGTCACGATCGATTTCCGTGTGGAAGACGTTCATCCGGGAAACATCGTGTCTTTGCTGGACGGGGTGGATCTGGTGATGGACGGCACCGACAACTTCGAGACCCGCTATCTGATGAACGATGCCTGCATTCGCGAGGGGGTGCCCTGGATCTACGCCGCCTGCGTGGGAAGCTATGGCATGAGTTATGTCATTTGGCCAGGACGAGGGCCGTGCCTGCGTTGCTTTCTCGAGCACGTGCCGGCGCCGGGCACCTCGCCGACTTGCGATACGTCTGGAGTCATCGCTCCCGCGGTCCACGCGGTGGCTTCGTTCCAGGTGAGCGAGGCGCTCAAGATTCTCTCGGGTCGAGAGGATGCGCTCACCGGCGCACTCTACTCGATCGATGTGTGGTCGGGCCGCGTCGACTCCTTCAAACCGGCGGAGCGGCGCCCGGACTGTCCTGCCTGCGGCGCGAAGAGCTTTCCTTTTCTCGACGGGGTCATGACGAGCGAGACCGTGACTCTGTGCGGTCGCAACGCCGTGCAAGTGCGCCCCGCCGCCAAGCGGGAAGTTCCCCTCGAGGCCGTCGCCCGACAATTGGAGAAGCTCGGCGAGGTGACCGCCAACCGTTATCTGCTGCGTGCCAAGCTCGACGGGCTCGAGCTGGTTCTCTTCGAGGACGGCCGCGCCATCGTGCACGGGACGGAAGATCCGGCTGAGGCGAAGAGCCTTTACGCGCGTTACGTGGGTGCCTGA
- the hisG gene encoding ATP phosphoribosyltransferase, translating into MTLTLAIPTGRIFEETKSLLSRCGMSVSDEALTNRKLRIAAKGCTLVLAKDRDVATYVEHGVADAGIVGKDVLVEQAPEIYEPLDLGVGRCRMVVARPRQSGGKPYRERSVVRVATKYPRVATTYFHQDGIPVEVIPLSGSVELAPLLGLSDVIVDVVQTGRTLEANGLEIEEVLFVSTARLIVNRASFRLENDAVRGLVRRLEEGVRA; encoded by the coding sequence ATGACGCTTACTCTGGCGATTCCCACGGGACGGATATTCGAAGAGACGAAGTCGCTGCTGTCACGATGCGGGATGTCGGTTTCCGACGAAGCCTTGACCAACCGCAAGCTCCGGATCGCGGCCAAAGGATGCACCCTCGTGCTCGCGAAGGATCGCGACGTGGCGACCTACGTGGAGCACGGCGTCGCCGACGCGGGGATCGTCGGGAAGGACGTGCTCGTGGAACAGGCGCCGGAGATCTACGAACCGCTGGACCTGGGTGTCGGCCGCTGCCGAATGGTCGTCGCCCGCCCCAGACAATCGGGCGGAAAGCCCTACCGGGAGCGATCGGTCGTGCGGGTGGCTACGAAATACCCTCGGGTGGCAACCACTTACTTCCATCAGGACGGGATCCCCGTGGAGGTCATTCCTCTTTCGGGCTCGGTCGAGCTGGCGCCGCTCCTCGGCTTGTCCGACGTCATCGTCGACGTCGTCCAGACCGGGCGCACGCTCGAGGCCAACGGCCTCGAGATCGAGGAGGTCCTGTTCGTGAGTACCGCACGCCTGATCGTGAACCGCGCGAGCTTTCGCCTCGAGAACGACGCCGTTCGGGGCCTCGTTCGCCGTCTCGAAGAGGGAGTGCGAGCGTGA
- a CDS encoding SpoIVB peptidase S55 domain-containing protein yields MKNVFALAFASILSLASLALATPVESIPVNEIVPGMIGEGRTVFRGDAIESFKVTILGVLRNFGPNQNMILAELSGGPLEHTGVIAGMSGSPVYVDGKLIGAIAYAFPFAKDPIAGITPIQEMFDKTARPSTRRAARSEPLEFPLTAAGLSRVAPPRPASVPLQGVSLTGVDLLRPHLGRELAPIATPASLVGFSKESFELVAPLLRQLGVEPLMGGAATLSTGTTAQDAERRPLEPGDAVGVGLVTGDLSISATGTVTHVDPESDDVYAFGHPLFNLGPIEYPMMQSDVHLVLPSLMSSFKMASSGDTIGTWVQDRATAIKGVLGPKPRMIPLRVNVATSLGQEQDYSVEIVDDELFSPVLAYATLVAILQSTERQFGSQTVKLSAWIETTSNRNINIEDIFTDQQAAVSASAMVAAPLQFLLSNDFEDVTLREIRVDLEATEVPLSAQLLRAWFSSDEVDPGGTVTLNLLLRSYRGDETLETVELTIPPYVRSGKLRVMVADADSVSAVERNEAGRGFVPKNMDQLVRAINSLRKNNRLYVRVSRMNSSAAIVAGEYLTALPPSVMKVLETDESGSGFTPLGNSTFLEQEVTTDYDVSGFRMLQLEVKKH; encoded by the coding sequence ATGAAGAACGTGTTCGCGCTGGCGTTCGCATCGATCCTATCACTGGCCTCGCTCGCGCTCGCGACGCCCGTCGAGTCCATCCCGGTGAACGAGATCGTTCCGGGGATGATCGGGGAGGGTCGTACGGTCTTCCGTGGCGATGCCATCGAGTCCTTCAAAGTCACCATTCTGGGAGTGCTTCGAAACTTCGGCCCGAACCAGAACATGATCCTGGCCGAGCTTTCGGGTGGCCCGCTCGAGCACACCGGTGTCATCGCCGGGATGAGCGGGAGCCCTGTTTACGTCGACGGGAAGCTGATCGGGGCCATTGCCTATGCCTTTCCCTTCGCAAAGGACCCGATCGCCGGCATTACTCCCATCCAGGAGATGTTCGACAAGACGGCACGGCCCTCGACGCGCCGGGCCGCACGGAGCGAGCCGCTCGAGTTTCCCTTGACTGCGGCGGGGCTATCGCGCGTCGCGCCGCCGCGTCCGGCATCCGTTCCGCTCCAGGGGGTCTCCCTCACCGGGGTCGACCTGCTCCGCCCTCATCTGGGACGCGAGCTCGCCCCGATCGCGACGCCCGCTTCTCTCGTCGGCTTCTCCAAGGAGTCGTTCGAGCTCGTGGCGCCGCTTCTGAGACAGCTCGGCGTCGAGCCGTTGATGGGGGGTGCGGCGACGCTCAGCACCGGTACGACGGCACAGGACGCGGAGCGAAGACCGCTCGAGCCGGGCGATGCCGTCGGAGTCGGACTCGTCACCGGGGATCTCTCCATATCGGCGACGGGCACGGTGACGCACGTCGATCCGGAGAGCGACGACGTTTACGCGTTCGGCCACCCGCTGTTCAACCTCGGGCCCATCGAGTACCCCATGATGCAGTCCGACGTGCACCTCGTCCTCCCGTCGCTCATGAGCTCGTTCAAGATGGCCTCGAGCGGTGACACCATCGGGACGTGGGTCCAGGATCGGGCGACGGCGATCAAGGGAGTGCTCGGTCCCAAACCCCGCATGATCCCTTTGCGGGTCAATGTGGCCACGAGCCTGGGGCAGGAACAGGACTATTCGGTCGAGATCGTGGACGATGAGCTCTTCTCGCCCGTGCTCGCCTATGCCACGCTCGTCGCCATCTTGCAGTCGACCGAACGCCAGTTCGGGAGCCAGACGGTGAAGCTCTCGGCCTGGATCGAGACCACGAGCAACCGCAACATCAACATCGAGGACATCTTTACCGATCAGCAAGCGGCGGTCTCCGCCTCGGCCATGGTGGCGGCCCCCCTGCAGTTCCTGCTGAGCAACGACTTCGAGGACGTCACGCTACGGGAGATTCGAGTCGATCTCGAAGCCACCGAGGTGCCGTTGTCGGCGCAACTGCTTCGCGCCTGGTTCTCCTCGGACGAGGTCGACCCGGGAGGCACGGTCACATTGAACCTGCTGCTCCGCTCCTATCGCGGCGACGAGACGCTCGAGACCGTTGAGCTGACGATCCCGCCTTACGTGAGGTCGGGAAAGCTGCGGGTCATGGTGGCCGACGCCGATTCCGTATCGGCGGTGGAGCGTAACGAGGCGGGCCGGGGTTTCGTTCCGAAAAACATGGACCAGCTCGTCCGTGCGATCAACTCACTTCGCAAGAACAATCGACTCTACGTGCGCGTCAGCCGCATGAACTCGAGCGCCGCCATCGTGGCGGGCGAGTACCTGACGGCTCTCCCGCCCAGCGTCATGAAAGTTCTCGAGACCGACGAGTCCGGAAGCGGCTTCACTCCCCTGGGCAACTCCACGTTCCTGGAGCAGGAAGTGACGACGGATTACGACGTCTCGGGCTTCCGGATGCTCCAACTCGAAGTGAAGAAACACTGA
- a CDS encoding ATP phosphoribosyltransferase regulatory subunit gives MTRSSLIEIPTGVQCFFGDEARLRREVERTVVEVFCGWSYEEVVLPLFDFDEVFTRGGGPISRAGTYRFIGRNGEILALRPDFTALVAKVVASRLWGLELPLRLFYTGEVLRYQPPRAGKQEELFQIGLEHFGDGVDADVEVLLVAFEALDRLGVHDAVVTLGHVGVVLPLLSGAENRAAALDAVRRHDKEALARAVGDERSRPVLELMGLSGKRDVLDEALSLADSPALRRLEAIASRIEELGFGERVRFDFAEVRGFDYYTGYVFEVHAPGAGLELGGGGRYDSLVGRFGRDLPAVGFYLSLDRLAELLEKRGYAPRPVDEAEGLPLREALAARRVGRRVRVTEV, from the coding sequence ATGACGAGGTCGTCACTCATCGAGATCCCGACGGGCGTGCAGTGTTTCTTCGGCGACGAGGCGCGTCTTCGTCGCGAGGTGGAGCGCACCGTCGTAGAAGTTTTCTGCGGGTGGTCCTACGAAGAGGTCGTCCTTCCGCTCTTCGATTTCGATGAAGTGTTCACTCGTGGCGGCGGTCCCATCTCGCGAGCGGGCACATACCGCTTCATCGGAAGAAACGGGGAGATCCTGGCCCTTCGGCCCGATTTCACCGCGCTGGTCGCCAAAGTCGTGGCGTCCCGACTCTGGGGTCTCGAGCTGCCCTTGAGATTGTTCTATACCGGAGAAGTCCTGCGCTATCAACCTCCGCGTGCCGGCAAGCAGGAAGAGCTCTTCCAGATTGGGCTCGAGCATTTCGGCGACGGCGTCGATGCCGACGTCGAGGTGCTCCTCGTCGCTTTCGAGGCGCTCGATCGGCTCGGCGTCCACGACGCGGTGGTGACGCTCGGCCACGTGGGTGTCGTTCTCCCCCTGCTCTCCGGTGCCGAGAACCGGGCTGCCGCGCTCGATGCGGTTCGTCGCCATGACAAGGAGGCCCTGGCGCGCGCCGTGGGAGATGAAAGGTCTCGCCCGGTATTGGAGCTGATGGGGCTCAGCGGAAAGCGTGACGTGCTCGACGAGGCACTGAGTCTGGCGGATAGCCCTGCCCTACGTCGTCTCGAAGCGATTGCTTCCCGCATCGAGGAGCTCGGCTTCGGAGAGCGGGTGCGCTTCGACTTCGCCGAAGTCCGGGGCTTCGACTATTACACGGGATACGTCTTCGAGGTCCATGCGCCCGGTGCCGGACTCGAGCTCGGCGGAGGCGGGCGCTACGACTCCCTCGTCGGCCGCTTCGGCCGCGATCTTCCCGCCGTCGGCTTTTATCTGTCGCTCGATCGGCTGGCCGAGCTTCTCGAAAAACGCGGCTACGCGCCTCGGCCGGTGGATGAGGCCGAGGGGCTCCCGTTGCGCGAAGCCTTGGCGGCGCGGCGGGTGGGGCGCCGGGTCAGGGTGACGGAAGTATGA